The nucleotide sequence aaaattgAGTGTAAAATATTaggaaaaataattaaaatcaataataaaaattttagtaAATGAGCGATTTGCGATTGCCCAAGCTACTCTTGCACTTCAAACATTGTAATAAAACAACAATCTAATAACTAcgctaaaaataaatacaataaataagtTACGTTCTAAAGACAAAATGCTTAGCAACATCTAGTGTCGATTTGTTAGTGCTCCACTCAACTTTCCCCCATTTTGGTTTGTCTATTTACAATTGTTTCAGGTTTCCGTTTCGATTTTCCGGGTTTTGTTTGGGCCGCAGCTCAGGCTACTGGCGACGAGTCGCCCTTCATGTCGCGCTCCCGAAAAAAACCCCGCTCCGTTTTGCACTCGCGTATTGTGACGGTCTCCAGGTTGACGGTTACATCGGTGATGACCACGCGGTTGGATATGTTGCACTTGGCCGGCAGCCAGAAGCGTGGCGGCAGGGCGCGCGGCGAAAGAGGAGTAAGCGGCTGCTTCTGGTTGAGGGCCAGGTTGTTGCACGGCTTTGGTATGTTGTTGTTCTCGGGCGGAACCTGTGGCGTCTGCTGGTTGCCCTCCTCGCTGGCTACCTCCTCTTCCTCTGCTCCGGATTCAGCGGGTGTGGCCGTTGTGGCGTCAATGGCTAGCGGGGTGACCTGCAGCTCGGACTTTAGCGGCGTGGCTGCCTCGTTGGCCACCTTCTCCGCCTGCTGCTGATCCTGTGAaggctgttgctgctgctggatgGGCGTTAACTGCTGTGCCGGCTGAGGCTTTAGTGTAGGGCCATCTGGCGAGGTCTTGATCGTCACTCCGATCTTGCCCGACTCCTTAAGCACTTCGGCCTTGCGCTTGGTGCCAATCAGTGGCTGATCCTCGGAGCTGGACGAGTTGGTGTCCGCCTCGGGGACAAAGGAGTTGTGCGTGGAGCTGCTGTTCGAGGAGGAGCTGTGATCCATGCGCTGCCGCTTGGAATCGTGGtggtgatggtgatgatgGTGCGTCAGCGGGGATTCCGAGCGACGTCCAATGCTGCGCTCGGACTTGATGTGGTGATGATGGTGGTGGTGATGATGGTGCTTCTTCTCCTTCTTGCCCTCCTGATCCTGCCCGGCCGCAGAAGTGGTGGCCCGGTTGGTGTCCACATCATCGCCGGTAAAGGTGTACTCATCCTCCTCGGATTCCGGCTCCGGATCGGGCTCCTTCTCCTTCTTCTTGAGGCCTCGCTTGGAGGGCGTGCCCGAGGATTTGTTGCTCTGTTCGTAGATGTCGATCAGGCGGCGATCGAGGATGTTTACCTCCGGTTCCCAGGTGTTGTAGCGCTGGTTCCAGCCCTTCCACTTGACGCGGTACTCCACGATGCCCTGGAAAATTGACGAAATAAGCAGGGGGTTGATGATTGCATTTTCTTAGACAACTAATTGATTTTCCATCAAgcgcaataacaacaaaaacacacgccacacatacacacgcacacacaggCGCACGCActacgcacacacacacatgcagcGTGCAAATGGTGGTTGCTGCAGCAGATGTCCTCTGGCCAAAAAATGTCGAAGGACATGTGACCTTGCggaatatacatatatcctGCGTGTGCTGCGCATATTGCGTTCTGCATTTCCTGCCTTCCACCGCGTTTTCATCGCCCTTTTCGCATTTGTTTACGCTCGCTCACCTTTCTAACGCGCTTTTGGATGATTTTCTCGGCCGCGTACACGAGAAAATCGTCCCGATCGTCGGTCGCATTCTCGCGCACCACCTTCCCCTTGCCCCCCTTGCCACGACCagtcatttttaattaattatctGCGCGGATCGTTTGATTATTCGCGTTATTTGCAATTAACTTCGGGTTTGGTTTACTTTACAAATTCTGTTCTGTTCAGTGTGACCGCGGATCAATGTATCACATTATACCGATAAAAATACTTCTTCAAAAATATTCCAAGCGGTCACTCTGAAAAATAGGTATCTATCGATATTTTCTCTTAAATTAGTGAATAGCAAATTAAACTGAATTAAATAAATGGAATTAactcaattttattttaatcattTATAATTTAGTTTATAAGCGTAGAGAAAACGTCGACAGTCGTCAGTCTGTGGTTTTCCCAAAAGTTTTATGGTATCGATACTATCGAACGAGTCTTAGGGTAGCCCTGGCGCATGAGTGTTGTTAGCTTGACATATATCTAAGACACGAACCATATGCCTCATGGGCTTAGTACAGAGTCGAACCATgtgaaatttcatttaaatttaaataaattcaaaaagtTGTACAAAGTTGgatttgaaatttttatgGAAGACTTTAAACAAAGCTccaaatgtttttaaaatttttaatgaaaagaACATTATACAAAAATCCGATGCTATCAATTGTATCGATTACAAAAAATTCATATTTATTGaccatttatatttataaagttataaattattgtaaattaaatagtcaaataatattaaaaaatttataaacaaattgcTTACATTTAATTCAACCAATGTTGACTGAACTTAAATTTGCTTTTCTAACGACTTTTATCCTATACCAAAAGCTTAATTGACACAGTTTCTTTTCTCCATATTTCGATTAAATTATACGTTTAATGAATTGAATTAGAGTTGAGCTAGTTCCCTCAATTTGAACTCTTCAAATGTCAATTCCATAAAGAGAGAAAGCGAGAGAGTGAAAGCACAAGAGCCACAAAAAGCTCGGAAAGGATGTCGAAAGGAAGTGGCGACTGCAGATATTTTTTACCAGTTGTATGTTGGCCGAGGGTTTGCGTGGCGGGGGCGGCAACGACGATgacattattttatttatgctGTGATAGtgaaataacaacaacaacaacaaaaacaccaaaaacCATAACACCCAACTCCCCAAAATCAATCGCAATATTTTTGACTAGAACCGCAAAACCAATGGATAGTCATTACATTAAACGATAAAAAAAACGGGAAATTAACCAAAAGCTTTAAtcataaactaaaaaaaacacCAAG is from Drosophila suzukii chromosome 3, CBGP_Dsuzu_IsoJpt1.0, whole genome shotgun sequence and encodes:
- the Pc gene encoding polycomb group protein Pc; protein product: MTGRGKGGKGKVVRENATDDRDDFLVYAAEKIIQKRVRKGIVEYRVKWKGWNQRYNTWEPEVNILDRRLIDIYEQSNKSSGTPSKRGLKKKEKEPDPEPESEEDEYTFTGDDVDTNRATTSAAGQDQEGKKEKKHHHHHHHHHHIKSERSIGRRSESPLTHHHHHHHHDSKRQRMDHSSSSNSSSTHNSFVPEADTNSSSSEDQPLIGTKRKAEVLKESGKIGVTIKTSPDGPTLKPQPAQQLTPIQQQQQPSQDQQQAEKVANEAATPLKSELQVTPLAIDATTATPAESGAEEEEVASEEGNQQTPQVPPENNNIPKPCNNLALNQKQPLTPLSPRALPPRFWLPAKCNISNRVVITDVTVNLETVTIRECKTERGFFRERDMKGDSSPVA